The sequence TAAAGAAAGAACATTCTGAGAGGAGATTATCCATAATGTACAATACTAGCAAGGGAACTATTTTtcgtataaaaaagaatattcttccatttatcaaaaaaggatttcttttcctcatcattaagtgaaaataaaaacggaTTTGATGAAAAAGTCCTTGATATTTTTCAGCGTCTAAGGGATCAGAATGTTCCAGTTTCTGgaactcttttaaaaaaaatttccctaacTGTTTCTTTGAGAATGGGCTTAAACAAGTTTAAAGCTTCAAATGGATGGTTAGAAAAATTCAAGCAaaggcatgaattaaaattccgaACATTGTCAGGCGAATTCGCATCTGCTGATCATGCGATAATTCTGAATTTTTTATCAGATTAAATATCAAAGTTGAACAATATGGAAAGGAGAACATTTTTAATTGTGACGAAACTTCTCTTTTTATCGAATTTTATGCTCTTCGTCCAAAAATGCGTGGATGACAAGAGACATTTTTATATCCTGGCTcaaaaaactaatgaaaaaatgattattcaaaaaagaaaaatcttaatgTTATTAGATAACGCTGCTTGCCACAAAATATCGACATTAGCAacgtgattttttattttttctaaaaaatacGACACTAATACTTCAACCATTGGATGCTGGAATCATTAAAAATTTCAAGGATAATTATTTGAATTGTCTAattgattttttatgttttcaagacGACCAGGATTTGTTTATAGAGTCTTTATCCAAATTAAATTTGCGGCAAGTGGTAACAATAATCTCAGATGCTTGGAATAATGTATCTGCGGATATTATTTATAACTGCTGGCAAAAGGTTTTTCGACAATCTCCATCAGACTCGAGTTGCATAAATGAatcatctgaagaaatatttaataatgttattgatgaatgttttgatgaaatagaagataATGATCCAAATATCTAACTATCAATATCACAAATTTTAAGTTTGATGGAAAACTTAGAGACAAACATCTTTGATTTGATTCCAGATTCTCTTCATGATTTTTATGAATTCAGAAAGAAAGTGTCgttaggaattaaaaataaatataaatatggagaaaaattaactgattattttaaaaaataatgttctttttctttatttattgagctttttgaaaaacctcttttttggggaaacctctGATTTGAGGCACTTAGTGCCCCATTTAGAGGTCGGACTGTAACTAATTCATTGACCCTAGTCTTCGGAAATTTTTCTTCTCAGGGGAGAACTATCCACCAATGCACTATCACTTTTATTTTCCAAATCATTCATGATTTGTCTATTTGTTTTGTCTGAGGAGTCTTCGCAAACAACTGGCTGGTTGttgtaataaatttttctttagacGTATGAATGCCATGCCTATGCTCCTCCACCATGCTTTCTAGTGTCTTCTTTATCACAAGTGCCTGAATGTATGTTCTTGTCGGGCCTTCAACAGATAATTTTTCCATATAGGCTTTGTAACAAGTTGAAGAGTCTCTCCTGCGATTTAATTCCCATTTCAATTATGGTAATTTCATTCTTCAGCTTGTCATGGATAAAGATATCTGGCTTATTGAACTAATAGTTGATATTGATGTATCCACCCGTATCTCGAAATTTTTGGTCCATAAACTATAGATTTAACCAAATGGGATTTTAGCTTCCCAATTTTCTTTACTCCTAAGTGTTTGCAAACGTCCAAATGGATGCATTTTACAACCTCGTCGTGCCTTCACACATAGTCACTGTTAACATTCTGTTGCACAGAGTGGCCATGTGGTCTACTGTCTCTTAGATTTCTTGCAATGATTGCAAAGCGCATCACGCGCAGAAAAGAACAAATTTCTATCTTGCAAAAGGCAATACAAAGCTTTACTTCTTATTTTCAGACGTGAAATCGaataatttttatttgagaaaaacATGCACTACTTGATTGTTTCAAATCTCCAAATTGtgttatttttagtatatttaattATCTTAACTTATCGAGTCTTTCAATTAATTGGAGGAACAAAAGAGCCATCGGGAAACGGTGCTTTAGGttgaatttctaaatataaaatttagttaaataaaatagaatttagttcttttcaaaaacaaattccaaCACTGAAAATATAATATGATACTTTGGCCTTAAGAATATTTTTTCCAGTAATTGTCGTTTATTCGATTACCCAATATAGACTGAAaatgtatgttttaaaaaatttaattttttagagAAGAAGAATATGGTTTATTTAATACAATAGCTCCAAAAGAAAAGTGGCCGAGGAATTAGAGCTTAGGGGGCTTGATAACGAGAGCCACGAAGGTCTCAACCTCGGTTTTGCCCCAGGAGACTGTCTTATCTCCCTCTGCGAATTCGAGTTTTTGCCAGGATCGCGTTTATCGTGTCAACACTCCGCTCATGCAGGTCCTCCAGCGGACTGCTGAGCTCCAGGCCGAATGCCAGTTTGATGGCAAATCGTCTGGTTTTTTCGAGTTTGGCGATTAGAAGGTCCCTTTCATCAGTTTGGTACCAGCCCTCCGAACCATAGATTATTAGTGGCTGAACACAAGTCTGGTAGATGTGTAGAAACGTTTCTGCGCTTAGACAAAAACACCTCAGTCCTTTTAGGATTTTCGCTCCTTGTTTCCGCTTTGCATGCACATGGGGTTGTATGACCCGGTGGGGTCTATAGTTACTCCCAGGTAACGTAGGTTCTTCGATATAATCAGGTTCCCATAATCCTCGAAAGTCGGTTTTTTGTCACGACCCATTGAAATCCAACAAATGGTACTTTTGTCCCGAGCGAGATTCAAGCCTTTACCATTGCACCAGATTTCAAGTTCCTCCAAGTACGGTTCTAGTCTGCTCCAGGACAACCTTCTTCTGTGTCGGGGTCCCCACATCGAGACATCCGTAACCAAGATATCGTCCGCGTAGATAATTAGTCTGCTCGTAGGAAAATGTGGTTTCGGGACGTCGgccagaaatatattaattttttacttacacaataatttttttaaatatagattataattttaaattttataaaatatgacaaataCACTTTGACTTAATTATAAATGAATAAGCCTGGTCAGCTTTAACTACTTTTAATAATTATCTAGATGTCACCGTAGCCATAGCACATGAAacctacaaaaaaaagaaagtaaaattaaatagtatattttagaaaagtgaaatcgaaattgatgataactgtttcttttatataaaaaacTACGATCAAAAGGATAGCGAAACAAAAGTGGAATCCGGTTCTAAATGTGGTTCGATAAAGACCTCATTTAGTATGCATTTTAATTAGTTCCTGTTAATTAATCCCATGAATAATAATTACCATAACTCATTTTAGTACAGGAAAATTGTTCTTTGATTGATTTACCACTTCATTCTGCTTGTCGACGAAAGGAAATAGATTTTGTGCTGGAATCTATAAAACACGGAGTTTTTTGATCTTTTCAATATTTGAGGTCTCCTGTAACACAGTGGATAGTGCAGGAAATATTCTTCTTCACTTGGCTGCGGATATTGACGACGAAGAATTAATAAAAAAGATTCTTTCAGTTACAGAAAACGTGAATTCCACAGTATTTTCAGTttaattatatttagaataaattgGGAATGACCGCATTGCATCGAGCTGCAATTAAAGGATATGCAAATATTGTAGATTTGTTGTTAAAAAATGGTATTATTTTAACATAAATTGAATAGGAGTCGATCCAACAATTTTAGATAAAAATAACATGCAGGCTTTAGATCATTCAACTAATAATCAAGTTTCGGCAATTTTGAAATTATCAGTTTATGGAATTagtgaaaacattaaaaattatttgggGAGCTCTGAGGAAGAGGCAGAGTAGACTAATCTTTTGCAATAAAAttggattttatttttaaatgattcttaaaagaataaatttactttttaaacgAAATAATAATTCTTAGTTAGATTATTAAAAAATACTGTTTGAATAATCTTTGTGACAGGAACTTTATTAAATAAACTATAGCTAATTACTGGAGACACACAAAGAAACTTAGCTCCTTATTAGGAGACAGTAAAGATATCATACGGAGAAAAACCATGTTAAACGCAGCATTACACAGACTGAAGAACCTATGgttaaaactgaaacaaaaataacataaaacagaGAATAATGATATAGGACACATCGAACCAATTTTTCTATACAACTCTGGGACCTGGGGCACTTCAAAAAAGGAATTGGAGAGGCTGGTGATTTTTAGCGTTTCTGCCAGGTTAGTTGCGGAGCCCGCCTCTGTGGCTGACGTAAAGATGCTTCCGGCGGAGAAGGTGTCTGTGCAAGTTGCGTTCCAGATGAGCGACTTGCCATTTTCGAAGGGGAAAATCGTTAGGCTGTCAGGACGATTACCATCCTCCTGAATCAGGCCGACCGGTTCCAACTGTGATGGGAATCGGGCAGTTTCAAGAGTCCGCTTGACTATGTTGTTGAGGGCAGCGTGTCGGGGAAGCGTCCGGAGCTTCTCTGACACGATAATAAGTGCAATCCAAAGGGGTTTACctcaattatttaataaattgttaATTATTCAGCGGCCGGATAGAATGGTGACTCGAATTTATCCAACCGCAACGAAGGGTTTGTTCCATAATCTTTTTTTAACTCGAAactatgtataattttttatctAAACTTTATCTCCAAcactaaatttatatttactattGTGGACATTGATTTTCCTATTTATTGCCTTATAGTAGACTGAGTTTACATCAATCGGATTTAAATTAAGTTTGAATTTTTTGGACTTGGACAATTAGAATcgcataaatataaattcaaagttAAAATACTTGAATTTTCTAAATTTGAACATATCAGGCCGACCGATTCCAACTTAAaacataattttcaaaatgatttttaatattttcttaaaacatAATTTGATAATTATAACCTGCATCAACTGTGTTTATTCCGCTTATTTTTTGATATCTTTCGAAAGGACTCTGATTTGAAAATGAATGTACAGCCTTGTTATAACGGTACACTGCTTTTTTGAGAATTTCCAGCCACTTTTTTTCATCTGTGTCTTTCATTTTGGAGAGTTTTCGGGTGATGGTTTGATTAAAACGTTTGACAATCTCCTTTGTAGGCATCTTGTTGACAATAAGGCAGCACTCTGAgacgaaataatatttataataaaaataatcctttattGATCCCATTTAGTTTGTATTAAATTCACTTGATTTACTGTTAGTCCCACTTAGTTTTCTGCTAGACCCACTAGTTTGTTGTTGATTCCACTTGATTTTCTGTTGATTCCAATTAATTTGGTTCATCCTATTTAGTATGGGGAATAATatagaaaaatcaaagaaataaagaatctCAAAATTCATAAATCAGGCGGCATTAACGATACAGGCTCATAAAAAATTAgcaataaatttcattttgaaaacaaaaaaatatattttctaaaattacgttaataataaaacatttacgTGGAGAGGCCTTGTGCTCCTCGGATACAAGGCAAGTCGAAAGGTCGATTTATTCATTTAATCAAAGCATAAAACGCCTGATATTGTCGGCAAGTTCTCGAAATTGTTTTGGACAATCTTGCGCATGCATAAAAGACATGTTTATAATTACAACAATACTATTCATTCTACGACAAAAAATCCGattttacatatttatgaatgttgGAAATCTTTGAAAAATTAATGAAGAAGAAATTGAGAAACTTTTAGCCTTTGATTCTAGGGAATTATTAGAGGCACAAGAAAGTGcattagaaaatttaattattgttagcaaaaaaatgattgaaaaaaattGAGATACGACGAAGAAAATATCAAGGTTGGAACGACTATACTTTAAAGTTGCAAACAAAAAAAAGGCTTTACTTCTAAGAAGTCAATTTGGAAAAGGAAGCGAAGAAACAATAATTGCATTGGATTCTCTTCGAATGTCTAAATAATCCCAAAGTCGATACCTGAATCCTTCCattttagttaaattaaattttttttatcaaaagatAACTTTATTTCTTGTCAATTTCTagtttttaatacaaaaaattcaCCAAGTTTCCAGATTTTGGAGCCTAGCCAAAGACGTAGAGATTAGTCGTTTTTATGAGTTTTTGATTGTCACTTATGATTTCAGACTTGTCTATGTACTTAATTAAACAGTCAATAAAATACTTGTTGAGGAAGCAACTTATGTTATTACCACGGAGGAAATCAAATAAAATCTTGGAATTCGTTAGCAGATCATGCCTTAATCTCTAAAAAAACTTctggaaagaaaattattttgtattttggatCTCCTGGAAGAAGCGTATCCCAAAATCACTATTTGGATGTTTAggaaagtagaaaagaaatgagaaCCATTTCGGTCGACAATTCTAAAACTAAACCTTAGAAAAAGTGCAATCTGAACATTTTAAACACTATATTTATTAGACTAGCAGAATGTTAAAAATTAAGATTTCTGTAGAAATGCATATTGGGAGGGTACTGGAATGTCTGATCAGGAGTTTAAAAATGCCTTGAGGGAGAAACAGCATTGGATTTATTGCTTCCTCGACATACTTTCTGGGTAATATTCGTTTCGATAATGCCCATAATGTTGATCATCTGTCACAAATgacgaaaaaaaattatttccagaTCTGTTATTCTGGAAGATTTGTGGCCTTTGATTAAACTGATGTTTGAAGACCCCAAATTCTGTGTTACTGGAGGTGGATTGGAAGGTAGGAGGCTAGAGTTGCTCGGGTTGTTTCTCCGTTCCTTGGACCTCCTGTTTTGAAACCAGACCTAACACTAGAGACCCCCATCCTGACTTGGATCACGCGAATTGGTAGTCCAGTCAATTTGGTCATTTCTTCCAATGTATGACGCGATGGCTTTCTTTCACTTTCGTACAATTCTGTAAGAAGCCCAATTTGGTGTGGTTTGATTGATGTCCTCCGTCCACGTTGTTTGCATTTTTTGAGGTTATTGTTGGCTTCATGGTTGGTTTGAACTTCCTCACTAATGGATTCAGGCTTTTCAGGACTCCCATTCGCTTCCGAACAAGATTTAGGagactttgattttcttttcgattCCGCAGTGTTTTCAGTTTTTACTAAAAATAGCTCAATTAccaaacatatatttttgtgataaTAGTCCATGCAGTAAAGTGTGGATTTATCAGCATAGGAAAAGAAGTCCCCAGTTTTGAGTTCTTTATTACAACACCGACACTTGAGGCATTCAACATGATACATATGTGACTTGATGGTATACACCAATGTATTTAGTTCAATTTGGACCTTACACAACGGACAAAACTTAAAATTCCTACAAACTAAGTTTTTATATAAACATTGTATAGTCGTTAAAACAGTAAATCTCGTCCCTCACGTAACAAAGATCTGTGAGTACTTGAGAACACACAGAACACTGAAGACAGTTAGTGTGATAAAATGAGTCCATAAGACGCAAATGTGGGTTTTTTGTATAAATTACTTCTTTACATTTGGTACATTTCAGTTGACCTTCCATGCGGGGACAGCAACTAAAAACAGTAATGATAACTACGCTAATTATGTATAATGGAATGTTAGAGCGGTGTCTACGCTGAAAGTCGCTCTTTGATACGGTTTTAGCGACGCCGCAGGGGAGTGCAGTCAGATTagcaaatacaataaaatatatttgagattAATAAAAACAAGTCATTTCCGACTCCTAgtgcaaaccatccaacctactTTTAAGTACCACTCAATAccaagctaaaaccaaagtatGATTATCTAACCACTAAAATACAGTTTTTAACAGGCGTCTTCCAATCGGGCTGTTTGAGAGTAAATAGTACCAACTGGGTTAATCACTTAAGTTCATTTTCAAAATCATGGCAATCATAACaagtcatttttttaattatataagtaattatatTGCATCTGCTCGAATTGAGTTAGTAGtttaataaattgattttttgagTTTTTGGCTAAAATCACTTTTTTAAAGAATACATTGAAATTTAATAATTGActaataatataatcaataagCATCTGCAATAATTCTTGTACACAAAATTATGGaattgattataatcaaaaaaatAATTGTAGTATTTCCAGACAATCATGTAAGTGAACTATAATTTACAGACAGTTATAAAATAACTCGATTTTTGGCACGTATCTAATATTTACTAgtttactaaatttatattttagaaatcAATTATTGTACTAATTATGCCATACAAATATCATTTTTCGAATGATACTCCTTAAATATACTTTAAGTCAGATTAATTAATTGCACTTTCCATATAAAgcagatttaaaaaaatgtatgtaactGTCAGTTTTGACCCAAAGAAAATTTGCCATCTTAGTTCTTATTCTTTCTAATGCAACCAGTGAGAGTGTTATCCGAAGCGTCGATACTAGGCTAATAGGTCTTAAGTTGGGTatggtttctctttttttccgGGTTTCTTTAGTGGAATTAACCATCCTTTGCCGAGGTCTAATAGGCTATTCTGCTCAAATTCTTTGTTCAGGATGTTTGCAATTGTTCTAGCAAGCTTAATTGGCGCGTACTTTATTAGTTCAGGTAGGATATTATCTAGTCCCCCGAACCTGACAGATAAATTAGGCCACACAAATATCATTTTTAGGATGATACTccttaaaaataaattgaattaaatcaATTATTCGCACTTCCAATATAAAGCCTCCGATGACCATATTGCACGCAACCTTGCGTCCAATGTCAATTTTTGGTACTTGGACGATGTTACCTTTGGAGGACATTAACAAAATCACGTCTGGTTTCGCGGAGATCGGTCTATCTTTAAATGGTCGTAAGTGCGAACTCGTACAGAGATTGGTTTAATCATCTCGAGGAGGAGTCACGACAGTCGTgaaacgagctggctttttcagcggatatcgttcgcgatattacGTGGGAATTGCCTGTCCATCCGTTCGGCGACTCATCTAAATTAGTTAACTtctcttctctatttttctttacgTGAATAATTCAtggcttaaaaaaaatttatattcattGCAAATTGACGAATCAACTGACGTAGCAGGAATTGCAcagttacttatttatattcGTACTGAAAAGTCAGAAACTATTATTGAACAATTTCTTTTCTGCAAAACATTAGTTACTACTACTTGTGCAATTGATATGTACAATTtgatatttgattattttaataaacataatatgtcgcgagcgcagcgagcgaccgagcgcagcgagcgaccactcaatttctagatccgatcaatcaacaaatctataaattgacaaatacccaggCTGGTATTTGGgttaaatatattcgataacaaaatttaaaatcgatgccaaagcagaatgagctttaaaaccgatttcataaataaaaataatattttaaaatttataatggatattttagaataatgagaaaaaatctaaatgcttcataatttattaaaatgtcaaaacaagaatcttctgaaggagcaagcctgtctgcacagttcatttttgattagaagacctaattttagagattaaaacgaaaaaatagcaatgagatctgttaaattattacccccctcacaacctaaaccaaattagcgttcagtattcattgattttactttttctattaaggtctacttataaattattttatgggattcaatggaaaacttaagttatttcaattttaattttaaatcatgttaaaattttaaataatttaataaatatatttgttgatgacaggcttgttagctgtcaaagtcgcgtctagcgctcggtcgcgcgctgcgctcgcgacataatatttcctttaaaaattgtgtTGGTGTATGCACAGATGGGGCACCATCTATGTCTGGAAGACTTAATGgacttgtatattgttttattatatgatTAATTCAGGTTTCTTTACTATTTGTGTGAAAAGGGATTTTCTGCattacaaaacattaaaacaaataagcGAAAAAATCTACTGGATTTAGATTCAGAAATGCGACTGGCCTTATCAAATATTGAGCCAGACatagaaaaattatgtaaaaataataaattttataattatgttttgatttttgattaTGTGCCGCGAGATTATTTTTTATTAGCATTTGCGCCGCGAGAAATTTCTCGTGAAAACCTATGATGTAAATAATCCCGATATTTTTTTcccataaaaataaatagaataatgacaaatagttattaactatGCATATTCAATTATCCCGATATTAAGTTGAAATTAACGGAGATCATATGCAATTATTCACAAATAATAGATATTCTCAAAGTTTCGGAATGTTGCGACTATTCAATCAATCGGGAATATTATGACATAGAAGGACTACATTTTTATGATGATaaggcaaatattaaaaattatatgaataaaagaatggaggAAAACGGATTTAAACCTATTATTGAGATGACTGAACCGAAAATTAGCCAACGagattattttttactttcacGCTGTCAGGCATCCTCTGCATCCGTTGAAAGAGCTATTAAaatgctgaaaaatattttaaaaaagatagAAACTTCTATCCAGACAATATCAAGCATTACTTCttattatattacaataaataaaatttaaatgttatttttattattaaatgtttaatttaaatgtgaTCATTGATCACGAAAATATTATGCGAATTGGGGAaatgttaataaaattaattaaaaaacataaaatttctgattttttgaatataaataattttatgtatttagtcatttttacataaaaagaaagatttaatctatattgtaagttaatgtttcaactataaaatattatttaaattgcaAAAAATCGGCAGATTCGAGaggttttaataataatgaaaaaaataattaaaggaacaaacaaataaaatcgaGTTATAAAATTGTtattcagaaaattttttaaaaaaataagagaaaatttgataaataataTGACTAAGAAAATAATAGTGTTTAgaagtttcaaaataaataaaagaaacagattaaaggaataaaaccagaaatatacaaaaaatgatgaaatttcagataatttaattattaaaagaaatcacATCTCGCATTATTCCTTCTAcatccaattaaataaaaaataaagtgtgatcaaaaattaataaaatacaacaaAGTGAATCGACTCCGTAATAACACGTGGCTTAATTTATTAAGTTTTCtagtaaaaattaagataatgaaaaataattaataaaaataaattttattttaattacaaaaaaattgtAC is a genomic window of Octopus sinensis unplaced genomic scaffold, ASM634580v1 Contig02154, whole genome shotgun sequence containing:
- the LOC115227231 gene encoding LIM/homeobox protein Lhx5-like is translated as MYHVECLKCRCCNKELKTGDFFSYADKSTLYCMDYYHKNICLVIELFLVKTENTAESKRKSKSPKSCSEANGSPEKPESISEEVQTNHEANNNLKKCKQRGRRTSIKPHQIGLLTELYESERKPSRHTLEEMTKLTGLPIRVIQVRMGVSSVRSGFKTGGPRNGETTRATLASYLPIHLQ